In Arthrobacter sp. PAMC25284, a single genomic region encodes these proteins:
- the ribD gene encoding bifunctional diaminohydroxyphosphoribosylaminopyrimidine deaminase/5-amino-6-(5-phosphoribosylamino)uracil reductase RibD, giving the protein MDVLHGDSTGFSAAEVTAMGAALAAAALGPRGANPLVGAVILAADGTPLVTGYHRGAGTAHAEADAVNQAVAAGMNLSGATIVVTLEPCNHTGLTGPCAQAIIDAGITDVIYAVDDPHDPAAGGAGTLRSAGVRVRSGLAADAALALNRRWFDAVAAGRPFVTLHIAQTLDSRIAASDGTSQWISSPESLADNHALRGRIDAILVGTQTVLVDDPRLTARNAAGETAGKQPLRAVMGHRAIPADAAIHGDDGNVLHLATHDPSEALDQLFDAGVRHLMVEGGSRILSAFLGAGLVDELIVYLAPTLLGSGTPALDDLGIGTLANAQRWAWDQASGGAVQVLGRDLRLHLSPEFTPTAGVGRAETASRAAAVTASRAAAVTGTTAADATGTDAVTATIFDSIPHRPGAATAPGGY; this is encoded by the coding sequence ATGGACGTGCTTCACGGCGACTCCACCGGTTTCAGCGCCGCCGAAGTTACGGCGATGGGCGCGGCACTGGCTGCCGCCGCACTGGGGCCGCGGGGGGCCAATCCGCTGGTGGGCGCTGTCATCCTCGCCGCAGACGGGACACCACTCGTCACCGGGTACCACCGCGGGGCCGGCACGGCCCACGCGGAGGCTGATGCGGTGAACCAGGCCGTCGCCGCAGGCATGAACCTCAGCGGCGCCACCATCGTGGTAACCCTTGAGCCCTGCAACCACACCGGCCTCACCGGCCCCTGTGCCCAGGCGATCATCGATGCCGGGATCACTGACGTCATCTACGCCGTCGACGATCCCCATGATCCGGCTGCCGGCGGCGCGGGGACGCTGCGCTCCGCCGGCGTCAGGGTCCGATCCGGTCTGGCGGCAGACGCCGCCCTTGCGCTGAACCGGCGATGGTTTGACGCCGTCGCGGCGGGGCGGCCTTTCGTCACGCTGCATATCGCGCAGACCCTCGACAGTCGGATCGCCGCGAGCGACGGCACCAGCCAGTGGATCTCCAGCCCGGAATCCCTGGCCGACAACCACGCACTGCGCGGCCGGATCGATGCCATCCTGGTCGGCACGCAGACCGTCCTCGTGGACGACCCCCGGCTCACGGCCCGGAACGCCGCTGGCGAAACGGCGGGCAAGCAACCGCTGCGCGCCGTGATGGGGCACCGGGCAATCCCCGCCGATGCGGCCATCCACGGCGACGACGGCAACGTCCTGCACCTTGCCACCCACGATCCGAGCGAGGCCCTGGATCAACTGTTCGACGCCGGCGTGCGGCACCTCATGGTGGAGGGCGGCTCACGGATTCTGAGCGCCTTCCTTGGCGCCGGGCTCGTCGACGAACTGATCGTCTACCTGGCGCCCACGCTTCTTGGCTCCGGCACACCGGCACTGGACGATCTCGGCATCGGCACGCTGGCGAACGCCCAGCGCTGGGCCTGGGATCAAGCCTCCGGCGGCGCCGTCCAGGTGCTTGGCCGGGACCTCCGGCTGCACTTGAGCCCTGAATTCACGCCCACAGCCGGCGTCGGCCGGGCCGAAACCGCCAGCCGCGCCGCCGCAGTAACCGCCAGCCGCGCCGCCGCAGTAACCGGAACCACCGCCGCAGACGCAACGGGCACCGACGCTGTCACCGCCACGATTTTCGATTCCATCCCGCACCGTCCCGGTGCGGCTACCGCCCCAGGAGGCTACTGA
- the rpe gene encoding ribulose-phosphate 3-epimerase — protein MAQCCINPSILSADFVNLQAELNRISNADAVHVDVMDNHFVPNLTIGLPVVQRIQAVSPVPLDAHLMIADADRWAPGFADAGLASVTFHAEASIAPIKLARELRARGAKAGMALRPGTPVEPYLDMLAELDMLLIMTVEPGFGGQSFLDLTLPKIRRARAAIDGSGIGVALQVDGGITEETIVRAAEAGANVFVAGSAVYGADDPAAAIERLRSAGSR, from the coding sequence ATGGCCCAGTGCTGCATTAACCCGAGCATCCTCTCCGCAGATTTTGTGAACCTTCAGGCGGAACTGAACCGCATCAGCAACGCTGACGCTGTGCACGTGGACGTGATGGACAACCACTTTGTGCCCAACCTGACGATCGGGCTGCCCGTTGTCCAGCGTATCCAGGCCGTTAGCCCGGTCCCGTTGGACGCCCACCTGATGATTGCGGACGCGGACCGCTGGGCGCCCGGGTTCGCCGACGCCGGACTCGCGTCGGTCACGTTTCACGCCGAGGCTTCGATCGCGCCGATCAAGCTCGCCCGCGAACTCAGGGCCCGGGGCGCCAAGGCAGGCATGGCGCTACGGCCCGGCACGCCCGTGGAGCCTTACCTGGACATGCTGGCCGAACTGGACATGCTCCTGATCATGACCGTGGAGCCAGGCTTTGGCGGTCAGTCCTTCCTGGATCTGACGCTCCCCAAGATCCGCCGCGCCCGCGCTGCAATCGACGGCTCGGGGATCGGTGTGGCGCTGCAAGTCGACGGCGGCATCACCGAAGAGACGATTGTGCGCGCCGCCGAGGCCGGCGCCAACGTGTTCGTGGCCGGCTCAGCGGTCTACGGGGCTGACGACCCGGCGGCCGCCATCGAGCGGCTCCGAAGCGCAGGTTCGCGCTAA
- a CDS encoding RsmB/NOP family class I SAM-dependent RNA methyltransferase: MSDSGTNGSGRGGGPRQGGQSSGRSGSHRDAKGRERNRGPRTFTDNAPSQRTRRADPARLVAFEVLRAVASEDAYANLVLPARIRHHGLDKRDAGFATELSYGALRGQGTYDAVLARCVDRPLDQLDPAILDALRIGAHQLLAMRVPAHAALDQTVGLARAVIGAGPSTLINAVLRKVSARSLEEWLELLLSEETDETRIASTRYAHPEWIVRALRQSLVAHGRPVAEINDLLAADNAAPVVNLVALPGLGSLDEALEGGATPGELVADSALSSGGDLGRLASVREGSLRVQDVGSQLVARAMAAVDLGDRTTRSSGAADGGERWLDLCAGPGGKAALLAALARQQGAHLLANESAPHRAKLVRQALSAVPEEGWSVRTGDGREMGAEQPESFDRVLVDVPCTGLGALRRRPESRWRRTPKDLVDLGPLQRQLLKSALDAVKPGGVVAYVTCSPHPAETTAVVSDVLRKREDLELLDAGAVLDSVSLTGGLDAGHDLTAQLWPHVHQTDAMFLALIHKKA, encoded by the coding sequence ATGAGCGACTCAGGAACCAACGGCAGCGGCCGCGGTGGGGGCCCCCGGCAAGGCGGACAAAGCTCCGGCCGGAGCGGCAGCCACCGCGATGCCAAGGGCCGGGAGCGCAACCGCGGTCCGCGCACGTTTACCGACAACGCCCCGTCCCAGCGCACGCGCCGCGCAGATCCGGCCCGGCTGGTGGCCTTCGAGGTGCTGCGTGCCGTCGCGTCCGAGGACGCCTACGCGAACCTGGTGCTGCCCGCACGGATCCGGCATCACGGGCTGGACAAGCGCGACGCCGGCTTCGCCACCGAACTGAGCTACGGCGCCCTCCGCGGCCAAGGCACCTATGATGCCGTCCTGGCCCGGTGCGTGGACCGCCCGCTGGACCAGCTCGACCCCGCGATCCTGGATGCCCTGCGGATCGGCGCGCACCAACTGCTGGCCATGCGGGTCCCGGCACACGCCGCCCTGGATCAGACCGTGGGCCTGGCCCGTGCCGTCATCGGCGCCGGACCATCAACTCTCATCAACGCCGTGCTCCGCAAGGTTTCCGCGCGCAGCCTCGAGGAATGGCTGGAACTGCTCCTCAGCGAGGAAACCGACGAAACCCGGATCGCCTCGACCCGGTACGCCCACCCGGAATGGATCGTCAGGGCGCTCCGGCAGTCGCTCGTCGCGCACGGCCGGCCGGTCGCTGAGATCAACGATCTGCTCGCGGCGGACAACGCGGCGCCGGTGGTCAACCTGGTGGCCCTGCCCGGGCTTGGCAGCCTGGACGAGGCCCTCGAGGGAGGCGCGACCCCGGGGGAGCTGGTGGCGGATTCCGCGCTTTCGAGCGGTGGCGACCTTGGCCGGCTCGCCTCGGTGCGCGAGGGCAGCCTGCGGGTCCAGGACGTCGGTTCGCAGCTGGTGGCCCGGGCGATGGCCGCCGTCGACCTCGGCGACAGGACCACGCGCAGCAGCGGTGCCGCTGACGGCGGCGAGCGATGGCTGGACCTGTGCGCCGGACCCGGCGGCAAGGCCGCCCTGCTCGCAGCCCTGGCACGGCAGCAGGGCGCGCACCTGCTCGCCAACGAATCCGCGCCGCACCGGGCCAAACTGGTCCGCCAGGCCCTCTCCGCGGTACCCGAGGAGGGCTGGTCCGTCCGGACCGGCGACGGCCGCGAGATGGGGGCCGAACAGCCCGAAAGCTTCGACCGCGTCCTCGTGGACGTGCCGTGCACCGGGCTCGGTGCGCTTCGCCGCCGACCGGAGTCACGGTGGCGGCGTACCCCTAAGGACCTCGTGGACCTGGGCCCGCTGCAGCGCCAGCTGCTCAAGTCCGCGCTGGACGCGGTCAAACCCGGCGGCGTCGTCGCCTATGTGACGTGCTCGCCGCACCCGGCGGAAACCACCGCCGTCGTCAGCGACGTCCTGCGCAAACGCGAAGACCTCGAACTCCTCGACGCCGGCGCGGTGCTGGACAGCGTGAGCCTCACCGGCGGACTGGATGCCGGGCACGACCTCACGGCCCAGCTCTGGCCGCATGTGCACCAGACGGATGCGATGTTCCTGGCGCTCATCCACAAAAAGGCCTGA
- the fmt gene encoding methionyl-tRNA formyltransferase → MRVLFAGTPAVAVPSLDALVRAGFDVVAVLTRPDATLGRKRVLTPSPVAARAGELDIPVIHATKVDDGVTARIADAEPDVAAIVAYGGLIPRGALAVPRHGWVNLHFSLLPAWRGAAPVQRSIIAGDDVTGAVTFLLEEGLDTGPVFGTLTETVRPDDTSGALLERLSHSGAVLLAQTLSAIEAGQAAAVPQQGDVSLAPKLSLEDGRLDWRQPALAISRRARGVTPEPGAWTMLEGQRVKLEPVLPRPEAAALPPGELAMNGKTVLVGTGSHPVELTRMQPSGKKMMTAADWARGQATLESVVFE, encoded by the coding sequence GTGAGGGTCCTTTTTGCCGGCACCCCGGCCGTCGCCGTGCCGTCCCTGGATGCCCTGGTCCGGGCCGGGTTCGACGTCGTCGCCGTCCTCACCCGTCCGGACGCCACGCTGGGACGCAAGAGAGTCCTGACGCCGTCGCCCGTTGCGGCGCGCGCCGGCGAGCTCGACATCCCGGTCATCCACGCCACAAAGGTCGACGACGGCGTCACCGCCCGGATCGCCGATGCTGAACCCGACGTCGCCGCGATCGTCGCCTATGGCGGGCTCATTCCCCGCGGGGCCCTGGCCGTTCCCCGGCACGGCTGGGTCAACCTGCATTTTTCCCTGCTGCCGGCCTGGCGCGGGGCGGCACCCGTGCAGCGGTCGATCATCGCCGGCGACGACGTCACCGGCGCCGTGACGTTCCTCCTCGAAGAGGGCCTGGACACCGGCCCGGTCTTTGGCACCCTGACCGAGACAGTGCGCCCGGATGATACCTCCGGGGCTCTCCTGGAGCGACTGTCCCACAGCGGAGCCGTGCTGCTGGCCCAGACATTGTCCGCGATCGAAGCCGGCCAGGCGGCCGCCGTGCCGCAGCAAGGCGATGTCAGCCTGGCACCGAAACTCAGCCTTGAGGATGGCCGCCTCGATTGGCGGCAGCCGGCACTCGCCATCAGCCGGCGGGCCCGCGGCGTCACGCCGGAACCCGGAGCCTGGACCATGCTCGAGGGCCAGCGGGTCAAGCTGGAGCCCGTCCTGCCCCGGCCGGAAGCGGCCGCCCTGCCGCCCGGTGAACTGGCCATGAACGGGAAAACCGTGTTGGTGGGAACCGGCTCGCACCCCGTGGAACTTACCCGGATGCAGCCGTCCGGGAAAAAAATGATGACCGCCGCCGACTGGGCGCGCGGACAGGCAACACTTGAAAGCGTGGTGTTCGAATGA
- the def gene encoding peptide deformylase produces MAILNIRIIGDPVLRTVADPVTEFGPDLAKLVADMIETMEDVEGAGLAAPQIGVSQRVFTYRIGGVEGHIINPVLENSEDFQPDQVEGCLSIPGLGFPVRRYRSTRVTGVDVNGNPVEIDGEGMLARCFQHENDHLDGVLYTDRLDGEDRKAALRAIRNANYDAITEQTTAKRAKTVGSSFGGGAFGGSPGGAFGKTQ; encoded by the coding sequence ATGGCCATTTTGAATATCCGCATTATCGGGGATCCTGTGCTGCGCACAGTCGCCGATCCAGTGACGGAATTCGGGCCTGACCTGGCGAAGCTTGTGGCCGACATGATCGAGACCATGGAAGACGTTGAGGGCGCAGGCCTTGCCGCGCCCCAGATCGGCGTCAGCCAGCGCGTCTTCACCTACCGCATTGGCGGAGTCGAAGGGCACATCATCAACCCCGTGCTGGAGAACAGCGAGGACTTCCAGCCGGACCAGGTTGAAGGCTGCCTGTCCATCCCCGGGCTGGGCTTCCCGGTCCGGCGCTACCGCAGCACCCGGGTCACCGGCGTTGACGTCAACGGCAACCCGGTCGAGATCGACGGCGAAGGGATGCTGGCCCGCTGCTTCCAGCATGAAAACGATCACCTGGACGGTGTCCTCTACACGGACCGGCTCGACGGCGAGGACCGCAAGGCCGCACTGCGGGCCATCCGGAACGCCAACTATGACGCCATCACGGAGCAGACGACGGCGAAGCGCGCCAAGACCGTCGGCTCCAGTTTTGGTGGCGGTGCGTTTGGTGGTTCGCCGGGCGGCGCTTTCGGAAAGACCCAGTGA
- a CDS encoding cytochrome — protein MTAPLLAHATDYGRMYARSTSEQFSVPSITTVIGQQPHGLDGWFGYMGANSLAQDPALAGILGSPAKLRQAVSRAAKAAESYRDDAAKRGDRVHNYCEQVALRALGRPHLMKETREALAANGEEAFAARFDEWWELFQVEPIAPEITVWNASVGYAGTLDLVARINGRTCLIDYKTKGTSRDGTVKPLDDKVVMQLVAGMKAEESLVDPIAGEWEAWQHGDSPILLAVAVGETEVRPQRANPDVLKHHWWKFCALRRVWEMSADTAAAGAALLPLAPPVHR, from the coding sequence ATGACCGCTCCGCTTCTTGCCCACGCCACCGACTATGGCCGGATGTACGCACGCTCCACCTCGGAGCAGTTCTCCGTCCCCTCCATCACGACGGTGATCGGTCAGCAGCCCCATGGCCTGGACGGCTGGTTCGGGTACATGGGAGCCAACAGCCTCGCCCAGGATCCCGCGCTTGCCGGGATCCTGGGGAGCCCGGCCAAATTGCGGCAGGCCGTCAGCCGTGCTGCCAAAGCTGCCGAAAGCTACCGGGATGACGCCGCCAAGCGAGGAGACCGGGTACACAATTACTGCGAGCAGGTCGCTCTGCGGGCGCTGGGCCGGCCGCACCTGATGAAGGAAACCCGGGAAGCTCTGGCGGCCAACGGCGAAGAGGCCTTCGCGGCACGCTTCGATGAGTGGTGGGAGCTCTTTCAGGTCGAACCGATCGCACCGGAGATCACGGTCTGGAATGCGAGCGTCGGCTATGCGGGCACCCTGGACCTCGTGGCTCGGATCAACGGCCGTACCTGCCTGATCGACTACAAAACCAAGGGCACCAGCCGTGACGGCACCGTCAAACCGCTTGATGACAAAGTCGTGATGCAGCTCGTTGCGGGGATGAAGGCCGAGGAAAGCCTCGTGGATCCCATAGCGGGGGAGTGGGAGGCCTGGCAGCATGGCGACTCGCCCATCCTGCTCGCTGTGGCGGTGGGCGAGACCGAAGTCCGTCCGCAGCGGGCGAACCCGGACGTGCTGAAGCACCACTGGTGGAAGTTCTGTGCGCTCCGCCGCGTCTGGGAAATGTCAGCGGACACCGCCGCGGCCGGAGCGGCACTGCTTCCGCTCGCACCGCCCGTTCACCGCTAG
- a CDS encoding antitoxin, with protein sequence MGFLDNLKGKAQQLVDGNEQAIKDGIEKAGDFVDSKTGGKYADKIDSAQQGASRLVDKVDRKPDTAAADEHIADEPPAGERPAPGETR encoded by the coding sequence GTGGGTTTTCTTGACAATCTGAAGGGCAAGGCTCAGCAACTCGTTGATGGTAACGAACAAGCCATCAAGGACGGGATCGAAAAGGCAGGCGACTTCGTCGACTCCAAGACCGGCGGCAAGTACGCCGACAAGATCGATTCCGCACAGCAGGGCGCTTCCAGGCTCGTGGACAAGGTTGACCGCAAGCCGGATACGGCGGCCGCCGACGAACATATCGCCGACGAACCTCCCGCTGGTGAGCGTCCCGCCCCCGGGGAAACCCGGTAG
- the zapE gene encoding cell division protein ZapE — protein sequence MVQIEQLAARTPAVSVDELLNGFYPSPRFGAVSFDSYRPDPAQPSQAYAVEELEGFAAGVGARDGDGLFKRLFAKKDTSRAGIYLDGGFGVGKTHLLASLWHAAPGPKAFGTFVEYTNLVGALSFRKTVDALSHYKLVCIDEFELDDPGDTVLMSRLMRELADAGVKLAATSNTLPGSLGDGRFAAVDFAREIQVLADQFDVVRIDGEDFRHRGLPAAPQPLRNDDLTHHMKSEFDGKTVARDEFSTLVHHLAGVHPSRYRQLLDGIEGVVWQNVETITEQSVALRFVVLADRLYDKDVPILASGVPFDQLFTEEMMTGGYMKKYFRAVSRLTALAREGQNHEPS from the coding sequence TTGGTACAGATTGAACAGCTCGCCGCGAGAACGCCGGCGGTTTCCGTGGATGAACTCCTCAATGGCTTCTATCCCTCGCCGCGTTTTGGCGCAGTGTCCTTTGACAGCTATCGGCCCGATCCGGCCCAGCCCAGCCAGGCTTACGCTGTCGAGGAGCTGGAAGGATTTGCCGCCGGCGTCGGCGCCCGGGACGGCGACGGGCTGTTCAAACGGCTCTTCGCCAAGAAGGACACCTCCCGGGCCGGGATCTATCTTGACGGCGGCTTCGGCGTCGGCAAGACCCACCTGCTCGCGTCGTTGTGGCACGCGGCCCCCGGACCCAAGGCGTTCGGCACCTTCGTCGAATACACCAACCTTGTCGGCGCGCTCTCCTTCCGCAAAACGGTAGATGCGCTGAGTCACTACAAACTGGTCTGCATCGATGAGTTCGAGCTCGACGATCCGGGCGACACCGTCCTGATGTCCCGGCTCATGCGTGAGCTCGCGGACGCCGGCGTGAAGCTGGCGGCGACGTCCAACACCCTGCCGGGCTCGTTGGGCGACGGCCGGTTCGCTGCCGTCGACTTCGCACGCGAGATCCAGGTGCTGGCGGACCAGTTCGACGTCGTCCGGATCGACGGTGAGGACTTCCGCCACCGCGGGCTGCCCGCGGCGCCGCAGCCACTGCGCAACGACGACCTGACGCACCACATGAAGTCCGAATTCGACGGCAAGACCGTGGCCCGCGATGAGTTCAGTACCCTCGTTCATCATTTGGCCGGCGTCCACCCGAGCCGCTACCGCCAGTTGCTCGACGGCATCGAAGGCGTCGTCTGGCAAAACGTGGAGACCATCACGGAGCAGTCCGTGGCGCTGCGCTTCGTGGTGCTGGCTGACCGCCTCTACGACAAGGACGTTCCGATCCTGGCCAGCGGGGTGCCCTTTGATCAGCTCTTCACCGAAGAGATGATGACCGGCGGCTACATGAAGAAGTACTTCCGTGCCGTCTCCCGGCTCACGGCCCTGGCCCGCGAAGGCCAGAACCACGAACCCTCCTAA
- a CDS encoding sulfurtransferase, whose translation MPYPVEQNEKFAAYAHPEKLVSTEWLAAAIDAGELDGGKLVVVESDEDVLLYETGHIPGAVKIDWHTDLNDEVTRDYVEGYAFAALAAAKGISRDSTVVIYGDKSNWWAAYALWVFTLFGHEDVRLLDGGRDKWIAEGRAISTETTVPAPGDYPVVERNDAPIRAFKEDVLAHFGNPLIDVRSTEEYTGQRTHMPAYPEEGALRGGHIPTAASIPWARAAAEDGTYRDRTELEALYLDEAGLTAGDDVVAYCRIGERSSHTWFALKYLLGFETVRNYDGSWTEWGNAVRVPIVKGAERGTVPAAK comes from the coding sequence ATGCCGTACCCCGTTGAGCAAAACGAGAAGTTCGCCGCCTACGCCCACCCCGAAAAGCTGGTCTCCACGGAGTGGCTCGCCGCGGCCATCGACGCCGGCGAACTCGACGGCGGGAAGCTCGTGGTCGTGGAATCCGACGAGGACGTCCTGCTCTACGAGACCGGTCACATCCCCGGCGCCGTGAAAATTGACTGGCACACGGACCTCAACGACGAAGTCACCCGGGACTACGTCGAGGGCTATGCCTTCGCCGCCCTGGCCGCGGCCAAAGGGATTTCCCGTGACAGCACCGTAGTGATTTACGGCGACAAGTCCAACTGGTGGGCCGCTTACGCCCTGTGGGTCTTCACCCTCTTCGGTCACGAGGATGTCCGGCTCCTGGACGGCGGCCGGGACAAGTGGATTGCCGAAGGCCGGGCCATCAGCACCGAGACCACGGTGCCGGCGCCCGGGGACTATCCCGTGGTGGAGCGCAACGACGCACCGATCCGGGCCTTCAAGGAGGACGTCCTGGCGCACTTCGGCAATCCGCTGATCGACGTCCGCTCGACCGAGGAGTACACCGGCCAGCGCACGCACATGCCCGCCTACCCGGAGGAAGGCGCCCTGCGCGGCGGCCACATCCCGACCGCGGCATCCATCCCCTGGGCCCGCGCTGCCGCCGAGGACGGGACCTACCGCGACCGGACCGAGCTTGAGGCCCTCTACCTCGACGAAGCCGGGCTCACGGCCGGCGACGACGTCGTGGCCTACTGCCGGATCGGCGAGCGTTCCAGCCACACCTGGTTCGCCCTGAAATACCTCCTGGGCTTCGAGACGGTCCGGAACTACGACGGTTCCTGGACCGAATGGGGCAACGCCGTCCGCGTTCCCATCGTCAAGGGCGCCGAGCGCGGCACGGTTCCGGCCGCGAAGTAG
- a CDS encoding SufE family protein: MNTSALPAALAEIVDDFQALTEADRLQLLLEFSRQLPELPERLKDHPELMEQVVECQSPLFLTLELEPADGGDSGRVRLFFKAPPEAPTTRGFASVLHEGLDGLTVREILAVPDDMPELLGLTRAITPLRMRGMTAMLGRIKRQLAARRQPGLS, encoded by the coding sequence ATGAATACTTCTGCCCTCCCCGCCGCGCTGGCGGAAATTGTTGACGACTTCCAGGCCCTGACCGAAGCAGACCGGCTGCAATTGCTGCTGGAGTTCTCCCGCCAGCTTCCCGAGCTGCCGGAACGGCTCAAGGACCATCCGGAGCTGATGGAGCAGGTGGTTGAATGCCAGTCGCCGCTCTTCCTGACCCTTGAGCTGGAGCCCGCCGACGGCGGTGACTCCGGCCGCGTCCGGCTCTTCTTCAAGGCGCCGCCGGAAGCCCCCACCACCCGCGGTTTCGCCAGTGTGCTGCACGAAGGTCTCGATGGCCTCACGGTCCGGGAGATCCTGGCCGTGCCGGACGATATGCCCGAACTCCTTGGCCTGACCCGGGCCATCACGCCCTTGCGGATGCGCGGCATGACGGCGATGTTGGGCCGGATCAAGCGCCAACTGGCGGCCCGTCGACAGCCCGGCCTGTCCTGA
- the ybaK gene encoding Cys-tRNA(Pro) deacylase, with protein sequence MARRQASPGTPATAALTAAGVTFVAHPYSHDPAAASYGAEAAAVLGVDPARVFKTLMVDVDGRPAVGVVPVSGTLDLKAMAAALGGKKAAMADPAAAQRRTGYVLGGISPLGQRQSSPTVVDESALGLASILVSGGRRGLDLELAPEELIRLTGARTARIANGRETA encoded by the coding sequence ATGGCCCGTAGACAGGCATCACCGGGAACTCCGGCCACCGCCGCCCTCACGGCTGCCGGCGTTACCTTTGTCGCGCATCCCTACAGCCATGACCCGGCGGCGGCCAGCTACGGCGCCGAAGCCGCGGCAGTGCTCGGCGTCGACCCCGCCCGGGTGTTCAAGACCCTGATGGTCGACGTCGACGGCAGGCCCGCCGTCGGCGTCGTACCGGTGAGCGGGACCCTGGACCTGAAGGCGATGGCCGCGGCCCTGGGCGGCAAGAAGGCGGCCATGGCCGATCCGGCCGCCGCCCAGCGGCGCACCGGCTATGTGCTAGGCGGGATCTCTCCGCTCGGGCAGCGGCAGTCCTCCCCCACGGTGGTCGACGAAAGCGCCCTGGGCCTGGCGAGCATCCTTGTGTCCGGTGGACGGCGCGGCCTTGACCTCGAACTGGCGCCGGAAGAACTGATCCGGCTCACCGGCGCCCGTACCGCCCGGATCGCCAACGGCCGGGAAACCGCCTAG
- a CDS encoding S9 family peptidase: MASSLRFPSDTLRIPPAQGEGTPERDGTAAIVRGSAKWAAAGAIGGGAAAALLAAGSSALALYFARRVITPASERPQDQEILAVIREGNTQQVILAATPDATLEGVYGLFFDNGRGHARIGRIVSYSPAERTVLREVEAVYSGDLSAARRGSWSGTIHPDPATLGVQAEDVLIEVDGGTAPAWLVRAAPVPGVESDVWAIMVHGRGASRQEGLRVLETAGKLGMSSLLISYRNDGLAPSAADGRYGLGSTEWRDVEAAITYALGQGAREVVLFGWSMGGAICLQTADLSRHRQVIRALVLDAPVISWVNVLAHHAELNRIPTSVGRYGQVMLGHRLGRRLTGLAAPVNFKAMDWISRAVELRTPTLILHSVDDEYVPYGPSANLAEKNPEMVTFEPFDTARHTKEWNVDPERWERLVAAWLRQQLAPRTNPGQSGPGGVPGRPEA, encoded by the coding sequence ATGGCATCATCGCTCCGGTTTCCGTCCGACACACTCCGCATCCCGCCCGCGCAGGGCGAAGGGACTCCCGAACGGGACGGCACCGCAGCCATTGTGCGCGGCAGTGCCAAATGGGCCGCGGCCGGCGCCATCGGCGGCGGCGCCGCGGCCGCCCTGCTCGCCGCCGGATCATCGGCACTGGCGCTGTACTTCGCCCGCCGCGTCATCACGCCCGCCTCGGAGCGGCCGCAGGACCAGGAAATTCTGGCGGTGATCCGGGAAGGGAACACGCAACAGGTGATCCTTGCCGCCACCCCGGACGCCACTCTGGAAGGCGTCTACGGATTGTTCTTCGACAATGGCCGCGGGCACGCCCGGATCGGGCGGATCGTGTCCTATTCCCCGGCCGAGCGCACCGTACTGCGCGAGGTTGAAGCGGTTTACAGCGGAGACCTCTCAGCCGCGCGGCGGGGATCCTGGAGCGGGACGATCCACCCTGATCCGGCCACGCTCGGTGTGCAGGCAGAAGACGTGCTGATTGAGGTCGACGGCGGAACGGCGCCGGCCTGGCTGGTGCGGGCTGCACCCGTGCCCGGTGTGGAGTCCGACGTGTGGGCGATCATGGTGCACGGGCGCGGGGCGTCACGGCAGGAAGGCCTGCGCGTCCTCGAAACGGCCGGAAAACTGGGCATGTCCAGTCTGCTGATCTCCTACCGCAACGACGGCCTGGCGCCCTCGGCCGCGGACGGACGCTACGGCCTGGGCTCCACGGAATGGCGCGACGTCGAGGCCGCCATTACCTACGCCCTCGGGCAGGGTGCGCGCGAGGTCGTGCTGTTCGGCTGGTCCATGGGCGGCGCGATCTGCCTGCAGACTGCCGACCTGTCGCGGCACCGGCAGGTCATCCGGGCACTCGTGCTTGATGCTCCGGTGATCAGTTGGGTCAACGTGCTGGCGCACCACGCGGAGCTGAACCGGATTCCCACGTCCGTGGGACGCTACGGGCAGGTGATGTTGGGCCATCGGCTGGGCCGCCGGCTGACCGGGCTGGCTGCACCGGTGAACTTCAAGGCGATGGACTGGATATCCCGGGCCGTTGAGCTGAGGACGCCGACCCTGATCCTGCACAGCGTCGATGACGAGTATGTCCCGTACGGCCCGTCGGCCAATCTGGCCGAGAAGAACCCCGAGATGGTCACTTTTGAGCCGTTCGACACCGCACGGCATACCAAGGAATGGAACGTGGATCCGGAACGCTGGGAACGGCTTGTCGCGGCCTGGCTCCGGCAGCAACTGGCGCCTCGGACGAACCCGGGCCAGTCCGGTCCGGGCGGAGTCCCGGGCCGGCCGGAAGCCTAG